One genomic window of Trichlorobacter lovleyi includes the following:
- a CDS encoding PGPGW domain-containing protein produces MLRWSLRKARQLVVGVVGVTVVLIGIIMIFTPGPAIVVIPLGLGILATEFVWARDLLHKVRTYIETKTRKNTKTEEKQ; encoded by the coding sequence ATGCTGCGCTGGAGCCTGCGCAAGGCCCGTCAACTGGTGGTTGGCGTGGTTGGAGTCACGGTGGTGCTGATCGGCATCATCATGATCTTCACCCCCGGTCCGGCAATTGTGGTGATACCGCTGGGGCTCGGGATCCTGGCCACGGAGTTTGTCTGGGCCAGGGACTTGTTGCACAAGGTCAGGACCTACATTGAAACAAAAACCAGAAAGAACACCAAAACGGAGGAAAAACAATGA